The genomic segment GGAAACGCCCGGTTACATTCCGAACCCGGAAGCTAAGCCTCACAGCGCCGATGGTACTGCAGGGGGGACCCTGTGGGAGAGTAGGACACCGCCGGACTTCTTTTAGACAAGAAAGCCACCCAATGCTGGGTGGCTTTCTTGCGTTAACGCGCCGGAGCGCGACGATGCTCCGCCGCGATCATTCGAATTGCTCCCATTCCGGGCAGCCGTCCGTATGGAACGTGACGTACTCGGGCACGTCGGTCAGGAACGCGTAGGCGCCCTGATTCTCGACCACGATCACGCCGCTCTCATCCTGGATGCTCCACGTGCAGCCATCCGGGACGGGCGCGGGTTCGCCGTGCATCTGGAACCCGCCGTAGGGGATGTCGTCCCCGATCGTGTAGACACCCGTGCCCGAGACGGTCACCTCCGAGGCGGCGTCGGTATCCTCTTCTCCGTCGGCCGGTGTCTGTGCCGCCGATGACGGTTCCTCCGCCTCGTCCGGCGATGTCGGCTGTGGTGTGCCTGTTCCGCACGCCGAGAGTGCGAGTGCGGTCAGGACGATGATGCCGGCGCCGATGGGCCTCACGTGTGTCGCGCGCATGACGATTCCCTCCTCAGCCCGAATCCCGGGCTCTCCCGAGTTCATCGTGCTCGTCGAACGCTCCTCGGGACCATGGGGGAATCGAGCTATTCACGCAAGCCGGGCGATACCATGACGCCATGTCTCGCGCCGACCGGCTGGACGCATTGCTTCGGGAGCTCGTCGTCGTCGAGGCCGTCCCGTCCCATCTCTACCTCGACCCGGTGGGCTCATCGGATGTCGCTTTCGACAATGCCCTCGCGGGACTCGCAGCGGTATGGGCCGGGCAGTTCGACCTCGCCGCCCCGTTGGCCGCGGCGGCCCGTCGCGCGGCGGATGACCCGGACACGGTGGTCTTCGCCGAAAGCGTCTGCGGGCTCGTCAGGGCAGGGGCAATGGTATCCGGCCCACTCCAGGAGTTCGCGTCCGCAGCCAGTGTCTCCACGCGTGTCTCGAGTGAGCTCCGGCTCCCTCTCTGTGCCCTACTCGCGGAGGCGGCTCTCGCCGAAGCACGCCTCGACATCGCCGCCGACCTGCTCACCGTCGTGCCGCCCCGGACGGTGCTGTTCGGACGACAGGATCACCCCTTCCTGACGATCATCCGCTGCTTCGTCGCGCGGGTGCGGCTGTTCAGCGGGGATGTGAGCGGCGCGAGCGAAGAAGCGGCGCAGGCATGCGCCAGAGCACGAACGGCGGCGGAGCGGATCTTCGCGACCGCGACGGCCGCCGTGGTCGATGGGAGCGCCGGTCGACGGCAGGAAGCGCGGGCCGGGGTGCACCGCATCCTCGCGCTGGATCTCGCTCCCACGAACGCGCTGACGAGCGGAGCGTTCCTTCTCGCGAGCTACGCGGCGATCGTCGGCGACGATGTGCGGACGTCGGCGGTCGCGACGCTGCGGGCGAGCACGGACCCGTCCTTCCCCGAGGTGCGGATCGTCGACAGAGCGATCTGCTTCGAGATCCTGACCAGAGCCGCGGTCGACGGAGGAGATCTGGATGCCGCTCGTGCGTGGCAGCTGCGAGCGGCACCGCTCGCAGCTCACCAGAGCGCGGGCTCGACGGTCGAGCGGATCGCGAGCCGCGTCTCCCTCCTCGCCGGTGACAGCGAGAGGTCACTGGAGGAGGCTGAGCGTTCGATCAGCCTCGCCGTGAGAGCGGGACGCGCGTTGGAGGCGGCCGAAGGGGAGATCCTCGCGGCTCGAGCGAGGATGTCCTTGCGCGAGCGAGGGCAGGCAGCGCGACGGCTGGCGGACGTGGTGACCGACGCCGATGCGCATGGCTTCGGGGCGGTGCGCCGATCGGCCGCGCGCGAGCTCCGGGCCGTGGGCCGACGTCTCCCTCCCGATGCGCGTCGCGGTTGGGAGGGACTCTCCGCCCGTGAACGCGGAATCGCCGTGCTCATCGCCGACGGGCGCAGCAACGCGCAGATCGCGGCGTCCGAGTATCTGTCCGAACACACCGTGCGCATCCACGTCTCCCGCGTGCTCCATGCGTTCGGCGTCCCCACGCGCGTGGGCGTGGCGTCGGCGCTCGGGGCGCTCTCGGTCGACTCCGGACTCGGTCCGCTGACCGCTCGTCAGCAGCAGATCGTCGCCCTGATCGCGACCGGCGCCACGAATCACTCGATCGCCGAGGCGCTCGACGTGAGCGAGTCGACGGTGGAGAAGCACGTGAGCGCCGTGATGCGACGGTGGGAGGTGACGTCCCGCTCGGGCATCGCCCATCGCGCTGCCGGTCAGCATCCTGCCTGAGCGCGTCGGACCTGCGCGCCGTGCGCGGATCGTCTTCAGCGACGGATCGGGAGGCGGAGCGTCACGAGTGTGCCGGACCCCTCGACCGAACGGAGGGAGACGTCGCCGCCGTGCTGACGGATGACGGTGGCGACGAGCGTGAGACCGATCCCCGATCCCGTCACGTCGCGCGCATTGTGCGCACGGGCGAGCTCGTCGAACACCTGCGACACCTCGCCGGCGGGAATGCCGCGGCCGGCATCCGCGACATCCATGACCGCCCACCCATCCTGTTCCCGCAGCCGAACCTCGATCGGCCCCGCCGTCGAGTACTTCGCGGCATTGCCGAGCACGTTGTCGATCGCCAGAGACAGGAGATCGACGTCGGCCGCGAGGGGCGGCACGGCCCAGGGCACGCGAGTGACGGTGAAGTCGATCCGCGCTCCGGCGCCGGGGTCTCGCTGACGGAGATCCGCGACGGCTTCGGCGATCACCTGCTCGAGATTGACGAGTTCGAGGTCGAGGGGGCGCGCCTCCAGATCGGCGAGCTTCCGGAGATCCCGCACGAGGGTGCTGAGCTTGGCGGCCTGAGCGTCGACCGTGCGCCACGCCGGACTCTCGGCGCCGTCCGGTGCAGCCACCGCCGTCGCGCGGATCGCGGTGAGCGGGTTCTTGAGCTCGTGGTCGAGCCGGGCCAGGAACCGCTGGTGGCGCGCGCGTTCGTGAAGAGCGGCCTCCCGTCCGGCGGCATCCGCAGCGGCCGCCGCGCGTCGGCGGGATCGAGCGCCGGCAGCGCGTCCGAACAGCAGGGCGCCGGCGACGAGCGAGACCAGCGCGCCGATGATCAGCACCGTACCCGGGAGCGCCACCTCGATCGCGAGCACGCGCTGCTCTCCTGCGATGGCCATGCCGCCCGCGGCGAGGGCGCTCAGGGCGACCGGCACACAGGCCAGCACACCGAGGACGATGCTGCGCCGATCGCTCATCCGGCCACCACCGGTGCCGAGAACCGGTAGCCCAGACTCTGCACGGTCTCGATGAACTGCGCCTCCGACGCGTTGTCGCCGAGCACGCGCCGCAGCTCGGCGATG from the Microbacterium luteolum genome contains:
- a CDS encoding helix-turn-helix transcriptional regulator — its product is MSRADRLDALLRELVVVEAVPSHLYLDPVGSSDVAFDNALAGLAAVWAGQFDLAAPLAAAARRAADDPDTVVFAESVCGLVRAGAMVSGPLQEFASAASVSTRVSSELRLPLCALLAEAALAEARLDIAADLLTVVPPRTVLFGRQDHPFLTIIRCFVARVRLFSGDVSGASEEAAQACARARTAAERIFATATAAVVDGSAGRRQEARAGVHRILALDLAPTNALTSGAFLLASYAAIVGDDVRTSAVATLRASTDPSFPEVRIVDRAICFEILTRAAVDGGDLDAARAWQLRAAPLAAHQSAGSTVERIASRVSLLAGDSERSLEEAERSISLAVRAGRALEAAEGEILAARARMSLRERGQAARRLADVVTDADAHGFGAVRRSAARELRAVGRRLPPDARRGWEGLSARERGIAVLIADGRSNAQIAASEYLSEHTVRIHVSRVLHAFGVPTRVGVASALGALSVDSGLGPLTARQQQIVALIATGATNHSIAEALDVSESTVEKHVSAVMRRWEVTSRSGIAHRAAGQHPA
- a CDS encoding sensor histidine kinase translates to MSDRRSIVLGVLACVPVALSALAAGGMAIAGEQRVLAIEVALPGTVLIIGALVSLVAGALLFGRAAGARSRRRAAAAADAAGREAALHERARHQRFLARLDHELKNPLTAIRATAVAAPDGAESPAWRTVDAQAAKLSTLVRDLRKLADLEARPLDLELVNLEQVIAEAVADLRQRDPGAGARIDFTVTRVPWAVPPLAADVDLLSLAIDNVLGNAAKYSTAGPIEVRLREQDGWAVMDVADAGRGIPAGEVSQVFDELARAHNARDVTGSGIGLTLVATVIRQHGGDVSLRSVEGSGTLVTLRLPIRR